In Candidatus Palauibacter scopulicola, the sequence GTGAATTCGAGCGGCGAATGGCTGATGCCTTCGCGGCTGGGCACGAAGATCATCCCCACCGGCCCCAGCAGGGCGACGCTCTGCGCGTCGTGGCCCGCCCCGCTCGGCATGCGGAGCGCCGTGAGGCCGAGATCGAGCGCCTCCGCCTCGATGATGTCCCGGAGACGCGGGTCGGTCGGCGCCGCGCGGCTCTCGTAGAACTGTTCGATGGAGACCGTGGTGCCGTCCGCCGCGGCGATTTCCTCCGCGCGCCCCCGGATCGCCTGGAAGACCGCGTCAATGCCCGTCATCGCGAGGTCGCGGATCTCGAGGCTGAAGGTGACTCGCCCCGGGATGACGTTCGGCGCGCCGGGCTCGGCGCTCAGGCGGCCGACCGTGGCCACGTGCCGCCCGGACAGTTCGCGTGCGGTCACGTGCACGGCATCGATGATGCGCGCCGCCGTCACCATGGCGTCCTGCCGCATGTCCATGGGCGTGGTGCCGGCGTGGTTGGCGAAGCCGTCGACCGTGACGGACCAGCGGCGGATGCCGACGATTCCCTGCACGACGCCGATGTCGAGCCCGCCCCGGTCGAGCACGAACCCCTGCTCGATGTGCAGTTCGAGGTAGGCCGCGAGGCTGCCGGCCTCCCGGCGGGCCGCGGCCAGGTCCGTGAGGTCGCCGCCCAGGCGCTCCGTGCCCTCGCCGATCGAGAACCCGCTCGCGGTGAGGATGTCGACTTCCCACGGCAGCGTTTCGCCCGCGATCGCGCGGCTCCCCGTCTTGCCGCCCTCCTCGTTGGCCCAGATCACGAATTCCAGCGGATGGCGGGTTTCGCGCCCCGCGTCCACCAGCGTGGCCACCGCCTCAAGCGCGCCCATCGAGCCGACCTGTCCGTCGTAGCTGCCGCCCGCCGGGACGGAGTCGATGTGGGAACCGAGGACGATGGGGGCGAGCGAGGGGTCGGTGCCGCGCCGGCTTCCGATCAGGTTGGCGGCGCGGTCCACGTGCACTTCGAGGCCGAGGCCGGACATGATGTCCGAGAGCCAGGCGCGGGCCGCCCGGTCCTCGTCGCTGTAGGCGAGCCGCGTCGTGCCCTCCTCGGCGCTGCTGAAGCGCGCGAGTTCGCCGAGGCGGCGGTTGAGCCGTTCGCCGTCCACGAGCAGTCGCTGGCCGCGCAGGGCGCGGAGCGGCCAGGCGGTGGCCGCCGCTCCCGCGGCGCCGAGGGCGAGCGCCCCGAACCGCCGCCGGGAGATCGGCCCCATCAGTGGCTGAGGCCGTAGATGATGTAGTTGATGGCGAGTTCGTAGGCGTACGTCGACCGGTCGATCGGGTAGTACGGGTTCTCGGACCACTCCCACGCGTCGCCCAGATCCGTGTTGTGGTTGATGACGACCATCAGCTCGCCATGGTCGTTGAAGATTCCGCGGACCGTGGGCGTGCACGGTGGTCCCCAGCATTCCTCGTAGCGCCCGCGCATCGCGTTGTTGACGGCCGGAACCGTCTTGATCTCGTCGATGTCGTAGAACTGGTGGAAGATCGGATGGTCCAGCGGAATCGGCTCGATCCGGCGGCCGGGCAGGATGCGGGACATGTGGTACTCGAAGTTGTACCATGCCTCCTCGCCCCAGAAGTCGTCCACCACGAGGAATCCGCCTGCTTCCAGGTATCCCCGGAGACCCTCGATTTCGGGCTCGGAGAGGTTCATGTAGCCGACTTCCAGCATGTAGAGGAAGGGGAAGCGGCGCAGTTCGGGGTCGTCGAGCGCGACCGGGTTCTCCCACTCGTGCAGGTCCAGCATCGCGAGCAGGCGATGGAGGATGAAGAGGAACTGGCGGTCCGCCTTCGGAAAGTCCGTGGCCCACGTGCCGCGTCCCCGTCCCCCCCACCAGCCGCGGGAACCGGAGTAGATGGCGCGCGTGAAGTAGAAGTCCCGCCCCCATTCCGCCCGCGCCTGGGCCAGCGCCGGTTCCAGCTCGAGGAGCCGGTCCCGCGCGGCCGCGCGCTCGCGGAGGAGCGAAGCGCCCGCCTCCGCGGCCCCCGCGTCCCCGGCACTCGCCTCCCCGGCGACCGTCTCCGGCGGCGGGTCGGATCGCCCCGTCATGCCCGCGACGGCGGCGGCGGCGAGTACGGCGGCCAGGGCAGTGGCGAGGATCGGGGCGGGGGGCGGCCGGAGACGCATCATGTGTTCATAAGGATTGCCGGAGGCCCGCTCGTCAACTACTTCCCGTTTTCCCGGGGTTCTCCGAACGGTCCCGAGCCGCGGCAGGCGCCGACATGAACGAGTCCGACGGCCGAGCCAACGTGCACCTGGACGGCGTCACCCTCCTCTTCGGGGGCGTGACGGCGCTCGAAAACGTGTGCCTCGACATTCGCGGCGGCGAACTTCTCGCGCTCATCGGCCCGAACGGGGCGGGCAAGACGAGCGTGCTCAACTGCATCTCCGGGCTCTACCGGCCCACGGCGGGCACGATCACGCTGCGGGACGCCGGGGACGAACCGCATGCGCTCCACCGCCTGCCGCCCCACCGGATCGCCCGGCTCGGCGTCGCGCGCACCTTCCAGAGCATCGAACTCTTCAAGCACATGACCGCGCTCGACAACCTCATGCTGGGCCGCCACGTCCACATGCGGGGCGGAGTCATCTCCGGCGGGATCTTCTGGGGTCCCCAGCGGCGCCGCGAGATCGAGCACCGGGTGCGGGTCGAGGAAGTGATCGACTTCCTGAACCTGGAGCCGATCCGCCACGCCGTCGTCGGCAACCTCCCCTACGGACAGCAGAAGCTCGTCGAACTCGGCCGCGCCCTGGCGCTGGATCCCGAGATCCTGCTCCTCGACGAACCGATGGCCGGGATGAACTCCGAGGAGAAGGAGTCGATGGCGCGCTTCATCCTCGACGTGCACGAGGAGTGGGGGACCACCCCGGTCGTCATCGACCACGACATGGACGTGATCATGGACATCTCCGAGCGCGTGGTCGTGCTCGAGTTCGGACAGGTCATCGCCGAAGGCTCTCCGTCCGAGGTCCGCTCCGACCCGCGCGTGATCGAGGCGTACCTGGGCCGCGGGGAAACAGTGGCCGGAGCCCTCTCGTGAGCGCCTCGTGAACATCGGATTCGTGGACGGCAGCCTGCCCGGGCTCCTTCGCTTGCAGGCGGCGAACCATGGCGAGCGCGTGGCCATGCGCGAGAAGGAGTTCGGAATCTGGCAGACGATCACGTGGACGGAATACGCGCGGCGCGTGCGCCATTTCGCGAT encodes:
- a CDS encoding ABC transporter ATP-binding protein, giving the protein MNESDGRANVHLDGVTLLFGGVTALENVCLDIRGGELLALIGPNGAGKTSVLNCISGLYRPTAGTITLRDAGDEPHALHRLPPHRIARLGVARTFQSIELFKHMTALDNLMLGRHVHMRGGVISGGIFWGPQRRREIEHRVRVEEVIDFLNLEPIRHAVVGNLPYGQQKLVELGRALALDPEILLLDEPMAGMNSEEKESMARFILDVHEEWGTTPVVIDHDMDVIMDISERVVVLEFGQVIAEGSPSEVRSDPRVIEAYLGRGETVAGALS
- a CDS encoding Zn-dependent hydrolase — encoded protein: MGPISRRRFGALALGAAGAAATAWPLRALRGQRLLVDGERLNRRLGELARFSSAEEGTTRLAYSDEDRAARAWLSDIMSGLGLEVHVDRAANLIGSRRGTDPSLAPIVLGSHIDSVPAGGSYDGQVGSMGALEAVATLVDAGRETRHPLEFVIWANEEGGKTGSRAIAGETLPWEVDILTASGFSIGEGTERLGGDLTDLAAARREAGSLAAYLELHIEQGFVLDRGGLDIGVVQGIVGIRRWSVTVDGFANHAGTTPMDMRQDAMVTAARIIDAVHVTARELSGRHVATVGRLSAEPGAPNVIPGRVTFSLEIRDLAMTGIDAVFQAIRGRAEEIAAADGTTVSIEQFYESRAAPTDPRLRDIIEAEALDLGLTALRMPSGAGHDAQSVALLGPVGMIFVPSREGISHSPLEFTEPDQITAGTNVLLGALLAVDARGL
- a CDS encoding DUF4159 domain-containing protein, which codes for MMRLRPPPAPILATALAAVLAAAAVAGMTGRSDPPPETVAGEASAGDAGAAEAGASLLRERAAARDRLLELEPALAQARAEWGRDFYFTRAIYSGSRGWWGGRGRGTWATDFPKADRQFLFILHRLLAMLDLHEWENPVALDDPELRRFPFLYMLEVGYMNLSEPEIEGLRGYLEAGGFLVVDDFWGEEAWYNFEYHMSRILPGRRIEPIPLDHPIFHQFYDIDEIKTVPAVNNAMRGRYEECWGPPCTPTVRGIFNDHGELMVVINHNTDLGDAWEWSENPYYPIDRSTYAYELAINYIIYGLSH